The following coding sequences lie in one Fusarium poae strain DAOMC 252244 chromosome 1, whole genome shotgun sequence genomic window:
- a CDS encoding hypothetical protein (BUSCO:4222at5125), which translates to MGEHKRTESLFDKLKLHDAKVHLVHQKHKIGKLTNLFNKNHRHDEEHEQRCDEKRAAICEQNRYKSYFPMRAGNRVKWYVDGRDYFWAVSIALENAKESIYIADWWLSPELFLRRPPYKEQEYRLDKLIKRKAEAGVQIYVCVYKEVEQALTCNSAHTKHALRKLCPKGTPGYGNIHVARHPDHNVFENFGDMTWYWAHHEKFIVIDYEIAFVGGLDLCFGRWDNHQHPLADIHPTDVRDEIWPGQDFNNNRVMDFQKVDSWQDNELSKADFGRMPWHDVAMCIQGSAAYDVAEHFVLRWNFVKRDKYKRDERFNWLMLEGREGEDEDLVGVQRPKHPVGDYVRHPYTPLSEKKLDNMGTVNCQIVRSSADWSSGILTDHSIQNAYIEIISKAQHYVYIENQFFITATGDQQAPVKNQIGRAIVDAVVRAAKEGRKFRVIVLIPAIPGFAGDLREEAATGTRAIMDYQYKSICRGEHSIFGQCRAEDVDPTKYIFFFNLRSYDRLNKTPAIIKAEKETGISYQQVQRAEAEEIMSEGIHGSFDPEDSEGDDHMRRDKDKGELDEDIKKTMEARKKFEAAMPPENVHTTSSVAHHAMAGNGEGLNNEPWFEEDPESEIKNWIQEELYIHGKLLLVDDRIAVCGSSNLNDRSQLGDHDSELSVVMEDTRLIPSVMDGQPYEAGYHAATLRRYLWREHMGLLPPQEHDASKDINAMPVNVNPDNNIYDQDESYKFVEDPLSDEVWDMWTGRADKNTMLFRHLFHADPDDHIKTFEDYDRYLPPKGVKAGHIFDQFLPVADAREKLSQIKGHLVWFPLEFLSEAEMAEWGLQVNAVTESIYT; encoded by the exons ATGGGGGAACACAAGCGCACCGAGTCGCTGtttgacaagctcaagcttcaCGATGCAAAGGTGCATCTCGTTCACCAGAA ACATAAAATTGGTAAATTGACAAACCTG TTCAATAAAAACCATAGACACGATGAAGAGCATGAGCAACGTTGCGATGAAAAGCGCGCCGCCATCTGCGAGCAGAACCGTTACAAATCCTACTTCCCCATGCGCGCCGGCAACCGCGTGAAATG GTACGTCGATGGTAGGGACTACTTCTGGGCCGTTTCTATTGCCCTCGAAAACGCCAAAGAGTCTATATACATTGCCGACTGGTGGCTGTCACCCGAGCTCTTCCTCCGCCGCCCCCCTTACAAGGAGCAGGAATACAGATTGGACAAACTAATCAAGCGAAAGGCCGAAGCTGGTGTCCAAATCTACGTTTGTGTCTACAAGGAGGTCGAACAGGCCTTGACTTGTAATTCAGCTCATACGAAGCATGCGTTGAGGAAGCTCTGCCCCAAGGGCACCCCCGGATATGGAAACATCCATGTCGCCCGACACCCTGATCATAACGTTTTTGAAAACTTTGG CGACATGACTTGGTATTGGGCTCACCATGAGAAGTTCATTGTCATCGATTACGAAATCGCCTTTGTTGGTGGTCTTGATCTCTGCTTCGGACGTTGGGATAATCACCAACACCCTCTGGCCGACATCCACCCTACCGACGTTCGTGACGAAATCTGGCCGGGCCAGGACTTTAATAACAACCGTGTAATGGATTTTCAGAAAGTGGACAGCTGGCAGGACAACGAATTGAGCAAAGCTGACTTCGGGCGCATGCCCTGGCACGATGTGGCGATGTGCATCCAAG GCAGCGCTGCCTATGACGTAGCAGAACACTTTGTATTACGCTGGAATTTCGTAAAGCGTGATAAATATAAACGTGATGAACGATTCAACTGGTTGATGTTGGAGGGCCGGGAgggcgaggatgaggaccTCGTTGGAGTTCAGCGCCCCAAACATCCAGTTGGAGATTACGTCAGACATCCGTACACGCCTCTAAGTGAGAAAAAACTTGATAATATGGGCACTGTTAATTGTCAAATCGTCCGGTCGAGCGCCGACTGGAGCAGCGGTATCTTGACGGACCACAGCATCCAGAACGCATACATTGAGATCATTTCAAAGGCTCAGCACTATGTCTACATCGAGAATCAGTTCTTCATCACTGCAACAGGTGACCAACAGGCTCCGGTCAAAAACCAGATTGGTCGCGCCATCGTCGATGCGGTTGTCAGAGCCGCCAAGGAGGGTCGCAAATTCCGCGTTATCGTTCTCATCCCCGCAATCCCCGGATTTGCTGGAGATCTACGAGAGGAAGCTGCTACGGGCACGCGTGCTATCATGGATTACCAGTACAAATCTATTTGCCGTGGTGAACACTCTATTTTTGGTCAGTGCCGCGCTGAGGACGTTGACCCTACCAAATAcattttcttcttcaacctgCGGTCTTACGATCGTCTCAACAAGACGCCTGCTATCATCAAGGCTGAAAAGGAGACTGGTATTAGTTACCAGCAGGTTCAGCGCGCCGAAGCCGAGGAAATTATGAGTGAGGGCATCCATGGCTCATTTGACCCAGAAGACTCAGAAGGCGACGACCATATGAGGCgagacaaagacaagggaGAGCTGGATGAAGATATCAAGAAGACGATGGAGGCCCGAAAGAAATTCGAGGCTGCTATGCCCCCTGAAAACGTGCACACAACATCATCGGTCGCTCATCACGCGATGGCTGGCAATGGCGAAGGCCTGAATAACGAACCTTGGTTTGAAGAAGACCCTGAATCAGAGATCAAGAATTGGATCCAAGAAGAATTGTACATCCATGGTAAATTGCTTTTGGTCGACGATCGTATAGCAGTTTGTGGAAGCAGTAACCTTAACGACCGCAGTCAGCTTGGTGACCACGACAGCGAGTTGAGTGTCGTCATGGAGGACACCCGTTTGATTCCTAGCGTCATGGATGGCCAACCCTATGAGGCTGGATACCATGCGGCTACACTTCGTCGCTACCTCTGGCGTGAACACATGGGTCTCTTGCCCCCTCAGGAGCACGATGCTTCCAAGGACATCAACGCCATGCCCGTCAACGTCAACCCTGACAACAACATCTACGACCAGGACGAGTCGTACAAATTCGTTGAGGATCCCCTCAGCGACGAAGTTTGGGACATGTGGACTGGCCGAGCGGACAAGAACACCATGCTCTTCCGACATCTTTTCCATGCCGATCCTGATGATCACA TCAAAACCTTCGAAGATTACGATAGATATTTACCCCCCAAGGGAGTAAAAGCAGGCCACATTTTCGACCAATTCCTCCCTGTAGCTGACGCGAGAGAGAAACTGTCGCAAATAAAGGGTCACCTCGTCTGGTTTCCCCTCGAGTTCTTGTCTGAAGCTGAGATGGCGGAATGGGGACTTCAAGTCAATGCTGTTACTGAGTCTATATACACTTAA